The following coding sequences are from one Methanococcoides orientis window:
- a CDS encoding glutaredoxin family protein, with protein sequence MPGVIIYTTETCPKCVQLKKVLKANDVAFTEADMSTPESLTELRVNGVFTVTAPVLQIDDDFLTYDELFNSEGVNLDSLKDIL encoded by the coding sequence ATGCCTGGTGTTATTATCTATACAACGGAAACATGCCCGAAATGTGTGCAGCTGAAGAAGGTATTAAAAGCAAACGATGTGGCTTTCACTGAGGCTGACATGTCAACTCCCGAATCATTGACAGAGTTACGTGTCAACGGTGTTTTCACAGTTACAGCTCCGGTGCTACAGATAGATGATGATTTCCTGACATATGATGAGCTCTTTAACAGCGAAGGCGTGAACCTCGATTCACTAAAAGATATACTATAA
- the radB gene encoding DNA repair and recombination protein RadB: MNKQLASGCHPIDELLGGGFEAGVVTQIFGEAGSGKTNICLQLAVECVKKGRKAIFIDTEGISADRFRQIAGENAKEIAQDIIIFEPHTFEEQYSAVRETEKISTENVGLIVVDSATAYYRLELDDDDSSIRTRRELSNQIGFLHSLARKRGIVVVITNQVYSDISTNTLKPIGGSGLEHISKTIVQLERTGTGTRRAKLWKHRSRPEGTTCEFTITADGVR; this comes from the coding sequence ATAAACAAACAGCTAGCATCAGGCTGCCATCCCATAGACGAACTTCTAGGAGGCGGATTCGAAGCAGGAGTGGTTACCCAGATATTCGGAGAAGCCGGCAGTGGTAAAACGAACATATGCCTCCAGCTTGCTGTGGAATGTGTTAAGAAGGGGAGGAAAGCGATCTTCATTGACACAGAAGGAATCTCTGCCGACAGATTCAGGCAAATAGCCGGGGAGAATGCCAAAGAGATCGCACAGGACATAATAATCTTCGAGCCACATACTTTTGAAGAACAGTATTCTGCAGTAAGGGAAACTGAAAAGATAAGCACCGAGAATGTCGGTCTTATTGTCGTGGACTCTGCGACCGCATACTACCGGTTAGAACTGGACGATGATGATTCAAGTATCAGGACACGAAGAGAGCTATCGAACCAGATAGGATTCCTTCACAGCCTTGCACGTAAGCGTGGCATCGTGGTGGTAATAACCAACCAGGTATACTCAGATATCAGTACCAATACGCTCAAACCAATAGGAGGCAGCGGCCTTGAACACATATCCAAGACGATCGTCCAGCTTGAAAGAACAGGCACCGGCACACGCCGTGCAAAGCTCTGGAAACATAGATCCCGTCCCGAAGGTACCACCTGCGAATTCACAATAACCGCAGATGGTGTCAGGTAA
- a CDS encoding tRNA (adenine-N1)-methyltransferase, producing MKLGEVVLLKTSHRGKIREFITSVSDEKFHTDFGMIEMSELLEKDAGDTVVSHMGQEFVIQLPRMPDFFRHAKRTGAPIMPKDIGMILGYTGINKNDVVLDAGTGSGILAMYLGSIAKRVLSFEIREDFVDVARENIRRAGLENVEVRCGNIVDEVGDLDEKFNAVILDTIDSASVVPHVPSILAPGGFLVTYSPFLEQTGQIRKAIDEADFFEVRTIECIERAMSFSDRGTRPSTSRVGHTGYITIARI from the coding sequence ATGAAATTAGGTGAAGTAGTGCTGTTAAAGACCAGCCACAGAGGAAAGATAAGGGAATTCATTACATCAGTATCTGATGAAAAGTTCCACACGGACTTTGGTATGATCGAGATGTCAGAGCTTCTGGAAAAAGATGCTGGCGATACTGTGGTTTCCCACATGGGTCAGGAGTTCGTGATTCAGCTTCCAAGGATGCCGGATTTCTTCAGACATGCAAAGCGCACCGGCGCACCTATCATGCCCAAGGACATAGGTATGATACTGGGTTATACCGGCATCAACAAGAACGATGTTGTGCTCGATGCGGGGACCGGGTCAGGCATCCTTGCCATGTATCTGGGTTCCATTGCAAAGAGGGTACTGAGCTTTGAGATACGGGAGGACTTCGTTGATGTGGCCCGTGAGAATATCCGCCGTGCAGGTTTGGAAAATGTGGAGGTTCGCTGTGGGAATATCGTTGATGAGGTCGGAGACCTTGACGAGAAGTTCAATGCAGTGATCCTTGATACAATTGATTCGGCAAGTGTTGTGCCTCATGTTCCTTCCATACTGGCTCCGGGTGGTTTCCTTGTTACTTATTCTCCGTTCCTTGAACAGACTGGCCAGATAAGAAAAGCAATAGATGAAGCTGATTTCTTCGAAGTAAGGACGATTGAATGTATTGAGCGTGCTATGTCCTTCTCAGACCGCGGTACACGTCCTTCAACTTCAAGGGTCGGGCACACTGGTTACATTACCATTGCCAGGATATAA
- the nrdD gene encoding anaerobic ribonucleoside-triphosphate reductase, giving the protein MMPLTEPQSMQQTLDGQFISTMPKVRTTDGHMVNWDRNIVVNQLLKETALSEWYHGIDSITKDEAHDIARETEKRIRSMNIKFLSGPLIRELVNMILLERGHLEWRNVSTRVGSPVFDACEIDQGSGFEANENANLQENAETSHKKKADKISKEQYLLLLPPKVADLHLNGDLHIHDLEYFGTRAFCQDWDLRYFFYYGLMPDGSGAKASVAGPSMKAEVAMLHAVKALGSAQTNFAGGQGFYNFLTFCAPYFEGKSYKEIEQLMQMFVYEMTQMMVARGGQLVFSSVQLSPGVPKMWKDKPVVYKGRVWDGSNDTDRRVYGDYEREVRLGFKALMNVMLEGDYWGKPFNFPKPEISIEPDFMTEDEMFNRANPDLPTYDELYTMTFELTAKYGTPYFDNQLPEYRGAGEGISCYQCCAYQFSATPEDDAEFEDKMYFREGKHFSMGSWQVVSLNCPRAAYEADGDDQKLFAHLKHLMDEAMEVFQTKVKWMTPIIDNGRMPFATQQPKDPISGKKGAIAVDIDSLVFTIGVVGLNEMVQYHTGSQMHQSKAAFKVAIRAMTEMEMYGRELSEKYGMEIALARTPAETTGQRFAVSDMLHEEYSEKVLTVAKGDVKAAVDGIKKTHDLPVYYTNGTHVPPGADISLVDRINIEHVFFPIVDGGDIMHIWMGEGSPDAKGLKDFAMNIARNTQVGYFAFTKDMTVCMDDYHMMAGLKENCENCGSDHVEQLSRVTGYIQAVGGWNAAKRQELEDRKRYSSADMI; this is encoded by the coding sequence ATGATGCCTCTCACCGAACCGCAGTCCATGCAGCAGACACTTGACGGCCAGTTTATCTCAACAATGCCAAAGGTTAGAACAACCGATGGTCATATGGTGAACTGGGACCGCAATATCGTGGTGAACCAGTTACTGAAGGAAACTGCGCTGAGTGAGTGGTACCATGGGATCGATTCCATCACAAAAGATGAAGCTCATGATATTGCCAGGGAAACAGAGAAGCGTATCCGCAGTATGAACATAAAGTTCCTCTCAGGTCCGCTTATCAGGGAACTTGTAAATATGATCCTGCTGGAGCGTGGACATCTTGAATGGCGTAATGTCTCCACAAGGGTAGGTTCTCCTGTTTTCGATGCATGTGAGATCGACCAGGGATCAGGCTTTGAGGCAAATGAGAATGCCAACCTGCAGGAAAACGCTGAAACTTCCCACAAGAAGAAAGCTGATAAGATCTCAAAGGAACAGTACCTTCTGTTGCTCCCACCAAAGGTTGCAGACCTTCACCTCAACGGTGACCTGCACATTCATGACCTTGAATATTTTGGTACCCGTGCTTTCTGCCAGGACTGGGATCTCAGGTATTTCTTCTATTATGGATTGATGCCTGATGGATCAGGTGCAAAGGCAAGCGTGGCAGGACCTTCCATGAAAGCAGAAGTTGCAATGCTGCATGCTGTAAAGGCTCTTGGAAGCGCCCAGACCAACTTTGCAGGCGGACAGGGATTCTACAATTTCCTTACCTTCTGTGCTCCATATTTTGAAGGCAAATCATACAAAGAGATCGAGCAGCTCATGCAGATGTTCGTCTATGAGATGACGCAGATGATGGTGGCCCGTGGTGGTCAGCTTGTGTTCTCTTCAGTACAGTTATCTCCTGGTGTCCCGAAGATGTGGAAGGACAAGCCTGTGGTCTACAAGGGTCGTGTCTGGGATGGTAGCAATGATACTGACAGGCGTGTCTATGGTGACTATGAGCGTGAAGTAAGACTTGGATTCAAGGCACTTATGAACGTCATGCTGGAAGGCGACTATTGGGGCAAACCATTCAACTTCCCTAAGCCTGAGATCTCCATTGAGCCTGATTTCATGACAGAGGACGAGATGTTCAACCGTGCAAATCCGGACCTTCCAACCTATGATGAACTGTACACCATGACCTTTGAACTGACCGCAAAATACGGAACTCCGTACTTTGACAACCAGCTTCCTGAATACAGGGGAGCCGGAGAGGGCATATCCTGTTACCAGTGCTGTGCATACCAGTTCTCCGCAACTCCTGAAGATGATGCTGAGTTCGAGGACAAGATGTACTTCAGGGAAGGAAAACATTTCTCAATGGGTTCCTGGCAGGTAGTTTCATTGAACTGTCCAAGGGCTGCATATGAGGCAGACGGTGATGACCAGAAGCTGTTCGCTCACCTGAAGCACCTTATGGATGAGGCAATGGAAGTGTTCCAGACAAAGGTCAAGTGGATGACGCCTATCATCGACAATGGCAGGATGCCATTTGCAACACAGCAGCCAAAGGACCCGATAAGCGGTAAGAAAGGTGCAATTGCGGTGGATATTGATTCGCTGGTCTTCACCATCGGTGTTGTGGGCCTTAATGAGATGGTCCAGTATCACACAGGTTCCCAGATGCATCAGTCAAAGGCAGCTTTCAAGGTTGCTATCCGTGCCATGACAGAGATGGAGATGTATGGAAGAGAACTTTCGGAGAAATATGGTATGGAGATCGCTCTTGCAAGGACTCCTGCAGAGACCACCGGCCAGAGGTTCGCAGTTTCCGATATGCTTCACGAGGAGTACAGTGAAAAGGTACTCACCGTTGCAAAAGGCGATGTTAAGGCAGCAGTGGATGGTATAAAGAAAACTCACGACCTGCCGGTCTATTATACCAACGGTACTCACGTACCTCCGGGAGCAGACATATCCCTGGTTGACAGGATCAACATCGAACATGTGTTCTTCCCTATCGTTGACGGTGGAGATATCATGCACATCTGGATGGGCGAGGGTTCACCTGATGCAAAAGGTCTGAAGGATTTTGCAATGAACATTGCAAGGAACACTCAGGTAGGATACTTTGCATTCACCAAGGACATGACCGTTTGTATGGATGATTATCACATGATGGCAGGTCTCAAGGAAAACTGTGAGAATTGCGGATCCGATCACGTTGAACAGCTTTCAAGGGTTACCGGATACATTCAGGCTGTTGGTGGCTGGAATGCTGCAAAGAGGCAGGAACTGGAAGACCGTAAACGTTACTCTTCTGCCGATATGATCTGA
- a CDS encoding anaerobic ribonucleoside-triphosphate reductase activating protein: MKVNFGEIIPISTVDWHGKASVVLFLRSCPYRCPYCQNYEILTGSDMLDAKELEKKIDSSSLFVSSVVFSGGEPLVQKKAVMHLAAYAKKKGLLVGIHTNGYYPEVVEELIDGSLVDKFFIDVKGSLDDPVMYGKAIGYGDDVIVPDPAEVVEKVKQTLSIVTDREVEYELRTTAIRGFVGDPDDIAAIASSIVPYISISNVPYVIQQGQPAHSMREDLRDITPFSRDEMLELARRAHEFVGNVWIRTKEGGNEQVNFESV; the protein is encoded by the coding sequence ATGAAAGTGAATTTTGGGGAGATCATCCCCATATCAACCGTTGACTGGCACGGAAAGGCGTCAGTCGTTCTTTTTTTACGTAGCTGTCCCTACAGGTGTCCCTATTGCCAGAACTACGAGATCCTTACAGGTTCTGATATGCTGGATGCAAAGGAACTTGAGAAAAAGATCGATTCTTCCTCACTCTTTGTGAGTAGCGTCGTGTTCTCAGGCGGTGAACCGCTTGTGCAAAAGAAAGCAGTAATGCACCTGGCTGCCTATGCAAAGAAAAAAGGACTGCTTGTGGGGATCCATACGAATGGCTATTATCCGGAAGTTGTGGAAGAACTGATCGATGGCAGTCTTGTGGATAAGTTCTTCATCGATGTCAAGGGTTCTCTGGACGATCCTGTGATGTATGGCAAGGCCATCGGGTACGGCGATGATGTTATTGTTCCTGATCCTGCTGAAGTTGTGGAAAAGGTAAAGCAGACATTATCCATTGTCACTGACAGGGAAGTGGAATATGAACTGCGCACCACTGCAATACGTGGTTTTGTAGGGGATCCTGATGACATCGCAGCGATCGCAAGTTCTATTGTTCCGTATATTTCAATTTCGAATGTTCCGTATGTGATTCAGCAGGGTCAGCCAGCTCACTCAATGAGGGAGGACCTGCGTGACATTACACCCTTTTCTCGTGATGAGATGCTGGAACTTGCCAGACGTGCCCATGAGTTTGTCGGGAATGTATGGATCAGGACAAAAGAAGGTGGCAACGAACAGGTTAACTTCGAATCCGTTTGA